One genomic window of Luteitalea pratensis includes the following:
- a CDS encoding winged helix-turn-helix domain-containing tetratricopeptide repeat protein, whose product MLTSDSPDIYRFGDYELDVGAYELRRHGRPVRIERQPMDLLLLLVQRRGQLVLRSEIVDRLWGKDVFVDVETGVHSAIRKVRQALRDSPDAPKFVETVSGKGYRFIATVEVHGAPVTAAGLARSQPAAEATASDAAVAGPSLVAASALAVGEAPFAIATAAGLPRPVDDGDAIASAAAAAVVHPATEVEPPAPHRAAFQYRGLAFGLMLGLLVGVLIWARTPRDAGPRASPLTLAVLPFTNLSGDPAREYLAEGLAEETATSLGQIDPEQMGVVARSSTRRYKGTTKSAAEIGRELAADYLVESSLQVEDNRLRVTSTLVRVRDQVQVWSQSYDREPMSLLSLQHELSTAIAEQIRLRLSTGRLEILTRRQTVSPDAYDLYLRGRNFENQRTPVTNRRAIEYYTRATELDPDYALAWSAIARALAASIINSDASPSAVLARARDAAARAVATGPATAEAQSALAYLQWCCEWEWPAAEASFRRALTLDPGAAHTHLTLGHVLSQMGRHGEAQRSTRRARELDPLSAIMPGLSSQVAFQARDYRAALDYAQQAIVLDPELWIGHMARGQALEQLGEHASALEALTTAARFSGENSKPLSLRAYILAKTGRADEARAMLRTLEAVSKTRYVPPYAMALINAGLAQRESAFVWLERAYDARDMHLIYLPVDPKWDAYRADPRFEALIVRCGFRRTASPTPSQ is encoded by the coding sequence ATGCTGACTTCCGATTCCCCGGACATTTATCGGTTTGGTGACTACGAACTGGACGTCGGCGCCTACGAGCTGCGTCGGCACGGACGTCCCGTGCGGATCGAGCGGCAACCGATGGACCTGCTGTTGCTGCTCGTCCAACGGCGAGGCCAGCTCGTGTTGCGGAGTGAGATCGTCGATCGGCTCTGGGGCAAGGACGTCTTTGTCGACGTCGAGACGGGGGTGCACTCGGCGATTCGCAAGGTCCGCCAGGCGCTGCGCGATTCGCCCGACGCGCCCAAGTTCGTGGAGACGGTGTCCGGCAAAGGCTACCGTTTCATCGCAACCGTAGAGGTCCATGGCGCGCCGGTCACGGCTGCCGGCCTGGCCAGGTCTCAGCCAGCGGCGGAGGCGACCGCATCCGATGCGGCTGTTGCGGGGCCCTCGCTTGTCGCGGCGAGCGCGCTCGCCGTCGGTGAGGCGCCGTTCGCGATCGCCACGGCGGCGGGTCTGCCGCGTCCTGTGGACGATGGCGACGCGATCGCGTCTGCCGCTGCGGCGGCCGTGGTCCATCCGGCCACCGAAGTCGAGCCTCCGGCGCCCCATCGCGCAGCGTTCCAGTACCGCGGCCTCGCATTCGGCCTGATGCTGGGCCTTCTGGTCGGCGTCCTCATCTGGGCGCGGACGCCACGCGACGCGGGTCCTCGTGCCTCGCCGCTGACGCTCGCCGTGCTGCCGTTCACCAACCTCAGTGGCGATCCCGCACGCGAGTACCTGGCCGAAGGCCTCGCTGAGGAGACGGCCACGTCCCTTGGGCAAATCGATCCAGAGCAGATGGGCGTGGTCGCCCGCAGCTCGACCAGGCGGTACAAGGGCACAACGAAGTCCGCAGCCGAGATCGGACGAGAACTCGCCGCCGACTACCTCGTCGAGAGCTCCCTTCAGGTCGAGGACAACCGGTTGCGCGTGACGTCCACGCTCGTGCGTGTGCGCGACCAGGTGCAGGTGTGGTCCCAGTCCTACGACCGCGAGCCGATGAGCCTGCTGAGCCTGCAGCACGAGTTGAGCACCGCCATCGCCGAGCAGATCCGTCTCCGGCTCTCCACCGGCCGCCTCGAGATACTGACGCGTCGACAGACCGTGAGCCCTGACGCGTATGACCTGTACCTGCGGGGGCGCAACTTCGAGAATCAGCGCACGCCGGTGACCAACCGCCGTGCAATCGAGTACTACACTCGAGCCACCGAACTCGACCCAGACTACGCGCTGGCCTGGTCAGCGATCGCGCGGGCGCTCGCGGCCAGCATCATCAACAGCGACGCGTCGCCTTCCGCCGTGCTTGCCAGAGCTCGCGACGCGGCGGCACGGGCAGTCGCGACGGGTCCTGCCACAGCCGAGGCGCAGTCGGCGCTCGCGTACCTGCAGTGGTGTTGCGAGTGGGAGTGGCCGGCGGCGGAAGCGAGCTTTCGACGTGCGCTGACACTCGACCCCGGAGCGGCGCACACACACCTGACTCTCGGACACGTGCTGTCGCAGATGGGCCGCCACGGCGAGGCGCAGCGCTCGACGCGCCGCGCACGCGAGCTCGATCCGCTCTCGGCGATCATGCCCGGGCTGTCGTCGCAGGTCGCGTTCCAGGCGCGCGACTATCGCGCGGCGCTCGACTACGCGCAGCAAGCCATCGTCCTCGACCCGGAACTCTGGATAGGCCACATGGCGCGAGGACAAGCGCTGGAGCAGCTGGGCGAGCACGCGTCGGCGCTGGAGGCGTTGACCACTGCGGCCAGGTTCTCTGGTGAGAACAGCAAGCCTCTCTCCCTGCGGGCGTACATCCTGGCGAAGACTGGCCGGGCTGACGAGGCGCGCGCGATGCTCCGGACGCTCGAAGCCGTCTCCAAGACCAGGTACGTACCTCCATACGCGATGGCCCTGATCAACGCAGGCCTCGCGCAGCGAGAATCCGCCTTTGTCTGGCTCGAGCGTGCCTACGATGCGCGCGATATGCACCTGATCTATCTGCCGGTGGACCCGAAATGGGATGCTTACCGCGCCGATCCTCGTTTCGAAGCGCTGATCGTGCGCTGTGGCTTCAGGCGAACCGCGAGCCCGACCCCTTCGCAGTAG
- a CDS encoding type II toxin-antitoxin system ParD family antitoxin, with protein sequence MNVSLTAELEQFVDAKVESGLYNNASEVVREGLRLLKEQDEVRLRWREQIERGWLEAQAGRLVDGPAALTRIKQRLSTRSKKRA encoded by the coding sequence ATGAACGTGTCATTGACGGCTGAGCTGGAACAATTCGTCGACGCCAAGGTCGAGAGCGGTCTCTACAACAATGCCAGCGAGGTCGTGAGGGAGGGCCTTCGCCTGTTGAAGGAGCAGGACGAGGTCCGGCTCCGCTGGCGCGAGCAGATCGAACGAGGCTGGCTGGAGGCGCAGGCTGGGCGCCTGGTTGATGGCCCAGCCGCGTTGACGCGCATCAAACAGCGCCTGTCGACTCGTTCGAAGAAGCGCGCGTGA
- a CDS encoding type II toxin-antitoxin system RelE/ParE family toxin, with product MSQAYRLTAQAEADVAAIADFIAADSIDVALKVVLALEDTFVLVATQPGIGHAREDLTNRPLKFWSVYSYLVVYDPASEPLTVVAVLHGARDVANILKDI from the coding sequence GTGAGCCAGGCGTACCGTCTTACGGCGCAGGCCGAGGCGGATGTCGCGGCCATCGCTGATTTCATTGCCGCTGACAGTATCGACGTGGCGCTGAAGGTCGTGCTCGCACTGGAGGACACGTTCGTCCTGGTGGCGACGCAGCCAGGCATTGGCCACGCCCGTGAGGATCTGACGAACCGTCCTCTCAAGTTCTGGAGCGTCTACTCCTACCTGGTCGTGTACGACCCCGCCAGTGAGCCGCTGACGGTTGTGGCCGTCCTGCACGGCGCACGCGACGTGGCGAACATCCTGAAGGACATCTGA
- a CDS encoding vanadium-dependent haloperoxidase translates to MKKQLAVNIGLGVSLLGLSPGTTAAADAVVTWNENAAKAATAACLHVSGNGLAESRMYAMVHGAVHDALNAIDRRARPYAFDANVKGPVSVDAAVAAAARDVLVSVIAKLPESPACVASGIVEANALYAAAVMPIPSGPAKTAGLAVGQAAAAAIVTLRAGDGSETTTWLDFGYPQGTEPGAWRFTPDGPPLAFASNYGQVTPFVLAHSGQFWPGPPHPLRSQEYADDYNEIKLIGGDDITTPSTRSADQTEIGVFWIESSPLAWNRLARAVSADRGFDLWENARLFGLLNMAMADGYIASWEVKYHYSFWRPITAIREGDDDGNPATQGDSTWTPLQPTYPIPDHDSGHAVQGGVAAEILKQVFGTDDVSFTACSTTVGPGSTCTDATPVIRSYSSFSQAADENAVSRIYIGIHFRKAVETGVHHGRRIAAYAVHQFMKPVR, encoded by the coding sequence ATGAAGAAGCAACTGGCCGTGAACATCGGACTGGGCGTATCGCTTCTCGGGTTGTCGCCGGGCACGACCGCCGCCGCCGATGCGGTAGTCACGTGGAATGAGAACGCCGCGAAGGCCGCGACCGCGGCGTGTCTACACGTGAGCGGGAATGGCCTCGCCGAGTCCCGCATGTATGCGATGGTGCACGGCGCGGTCCACGACGCGCTGAATGCCATCGATCGCCGCGCGCGCCCCTACGCCTTCGACGCGAACGTGAAGGGACCCGTGTCGGTGGATGCGGCCGTGGCCGCGGCTGCACGGGACGTGCTCGTGTCGGTCATCGCGAAATTGCCCGAATCGCCGGCGTGTGTGGCGAGCGGAATTGTGGAGGCCAACGCCCTGTATGCGGCCGCGGTCATGCCCATACCCAGCGGACCGGCCAAGACAGCGGGCCTCGCCGTGGGGCAAGCCGCGGCGGCGGCCATTGTCACCTTGCGAGCCGGCGATGGATCCGAGACGACGACGTGGCTCGATTTCGGCTATCCCCAGGGCACTGAACCCGGTGCGTGGCGCTTCACGCCCGACGGTCCGCCCTTGGCGTTCGCGTCCAACTACGGCCAGGTGACGCCGTTCGTGCTGGCGCACAGCGGGCAGTTCTGGCCTGGGCCGCCGCACCCACTACGCAGCCAGGAGTACGCGGACGATTACAACGAGATCAAGCTGATTGGCGGTGACGACATCACCACACCGAGTACACGAAGCGCGGACCAGACCGAAATCGGGGTGTTCTGGATCGAGAGTTCGCCGTTGGCGTGGAATCGCCTCGCGCGCGCGGTGTCGGCCGACCGAGGTTTCGATCTGTGGGAGAACGCACGACTGTTCGGGTTGTTGAATATGGCCATGGCGGACGGGTACATCGCGTCATGGGAAGTCAAGTATCACTACAGCTTCTGGCGCCCGATCACGGCGATCCGCGAAGGCGATGATGACGGCAATCCAGCGACGCAGGGCGACTCGACCTGGACACCTCTGCAACCGACTTACCCGATACCCGATCATGATTCGGGGCACGCGGTGCAGGGCGGCGTGGCAGCAGAGATCCTGAAACAAGTCTTCGGCACCGACGATGTGTCGTTCACGGCGTGCAGCACGACGGTGGGTCCTGGCAGCACGTGCACGGACGCGACGCCAGTGATCCGCTCGTACTCGAGCTTTTCGCAGGCCGCGGACGAGAACGCGGTGTCTCGGATCTACATCGGCATTCACTTCCGAAAGGCAGTCGAGACAGGCGTGCACCACGGACGAAGGATCGCCGCGTACGCCGTTCACCAATTCATGAAGCCGGTGCGGTAG
- a CDS encoding winged helix-turn-helix domain-containing protein, whose amino-acid sequence MPGPVSSVYAFGPFRLDVSQRTLTHENRPVALQPKTFDLLHLLVSNPGRALSKQELMAALWSEAFVEESNLAFQISALRKALRSEPTQWIETVSRYGYRFAADVVSSFRALANFHVPL is encoded by the coding sequence ATGCCTGGTCCCGTGAGCAGCGTTTACGCGTTCGGCCCGTTCCGCTTGGACGTCTCTCAGCGCACGCTGACGCACGAGAACCGCCCAGTGGCGCTTCAGCCGAAGACCTTCGACCTGTTGCACCTGCTGGTGAGCAACCCCGGCCGCGCCTTGTCGAAGCAGGAGCTGATGGCTGCGCTATGGTCCGAAGCCTTCGTGGAAGAAAGCAACCTCGCGTTCCAGATCTCGGCACTGCGGAAGGCCCTTCGAAGCGAACCGACCCAATGGATCGAAACGGTGTCCCGGTACGGCTACAGGTTCGCGGCTGATGTGGTGTCGAGCTTTCGCGCGCTTGCCAACTTCCACGTCCCGCTTTGA